A segment of the Streptomyces sp. L2 genome:
GCGCGGCCCCGACGACCGCTGGTGGGACGACCCGTCCGGCGACCCGAAGTCCGACGAGTGGTGGGACGAGCTGGACGGCAAGAAACGCCGTTGAGCGGCGTTTGCCTGTCTCAGTAGACGAGCGCCTGCGTCTCGTCCCCGAGCGCCTCCTGGACGAAGACCTGCGCGCCGGCGATCCGGACGCCCTCGACGACGTCCTTCTCCGTGATGTCCCGCCGGGCCGCGCACTGCGTGCACAGCGTGACGCGGCCCGCCGCGAGGATCGAGTCGATCAGGTCCGGCAGCGGGGCCGAGTGCGGCAGCTCGAACTCGGCGGCCCTCCCCGGCAGCGCGAACCACGCGGACTCGCCGGTCAGCCACAGGGACACGTCGACGCCGCTGGCCACGGCCACCGCCGCGACCGTGAACGCCTGCGAGCAGC
Coding sequences within it:
- a CDS encoding DsrE family protein, translating into MAKKLVIKVTAGADAPERCSQAFTVAAVAVASGVDVSLWLTGESAWFALPGRAAEFELPHSAPLPDLIDSILAAGRVTLCTQCAARRDITEKDVVEGVRIAGAQVFVQEALGDETQALVY